Proteins from one Halovivax limisalsi genomic window:
- a CDS encoding DUF7268 family protein, whose product MRDSGPATNDDRASDFPSWSRQLALAASRWVGLGAAIGVALSLGLLVVFSPKGATDTAFALGALVCGFGVTAWSSTVGLGETIEGLQQHLGNNSGWTNAGARRAFFVLSWTGAGWMIAAALTSILLDV is encoded by the coding sequence ATGCGTGATTCGGGACCGGCCACGAACGATGATCGGGCCTCGGACTTTCCGAGCTGGTCACGCCAGCTCGCGCTGGCAGCCTCGCGCTGGGTCGGCCTCGGGGCAGCGATCGGCGTCGCGCTCTCGCTCGGCCTGCTCGTCGTGTTCTCACCTAAAGGTGCGACCGATACCGCCTTCGCCCTCGGGGCGCTCGTCTGCGGATTCGGGGTGACCGCCTGGTCGTCGACCGTCGGCTTGGGCGAGACGATCGAAGGGCTCCAGCAACACCTCGGCAATAACTCGGGGTGGACGAACGCCGGAGCGCGTCGGGCGTTTTTCGTCCTCTCCTGGACCGGCGCGGGGTGGATGATCGCGGCTGCACTCACATCCATCCTCCTCGACGTGTAG
- a CDS encoding ribonuclease H, which translates to MAFHGRPALRDLFDESPTPHIAHPPRTHHRDFYVATDGSYRASGGGLGAVIETRDGTVVARLAHADTPPDNNVAEVRALHLGLDVLAARAPPEASVGVLVDHDTLASSLNAAVLARRHPDRRPPHPVDVPAASANHWRGIRARLTGFGDVRAARIDSRENPAHPLANTPDQYEHLRRESPRCVRPTPVEPPSRGYLPPSRADRNASD; encoded by the coding sequence ATGGCCTTCCACGGCCGTCCCGCCCTTCGGGATCTCTTCGACGAGTCGCCGACACCGCACATCGCACATCCGCCTCGAACCCACCACCGCGACTTCTACGTGGCCACAGACGGCTCCTATCGAGCGTCAGGTGGCGGGCTGGGTGCGGTGATCGAAACCCGCGACGGCACGGTCGTCGCCAGGCTCGCCCACGCCGATACGCCGCCGGATAACAACGTCGCGGAGGTTCGGGCGCTCCACCTGGGGCTCGACGTCCTCGCCGCGCGAGCGCCGCCGGAGGCGAGCGTGGGTGTTCTCGTCGACCACGACACGCTCGCGAGTAGCCTCAACGCGGCCGTCCTCGCGCGTCGGCACCCGGACCGACGGCCACCGCACCCCGTCGACGTCCCCGCTGCGAGCGCGAATCACTGGCGGGGAATCCGCGCCCGACTCACCGGGTTCGGCGACGTCCGTGCCGCCCGGATCGACAGTCGAGAGAATCCCGCGCACCCGCTCGCGAACACGCCCGACCAGTACGAACACCTGCGTCGGGAATCACCGCGGTGCGTGCGGCCAACTCCCGTCGAACCGCCATCTCGCGGCTACCTGCCACCCTCGCGAGCCGACCGCAACGCGAGCGACTGA
- a CDS encoding NADP-dependent malic enzyme has protein sequence MGLDEDALDYHRTDPPGKIEISTTKPTNTQRDLSLAYSPGVAAPCMEIHEDETDAYTYTAKGNLVGVVSNGSAVLGLGDIGAQASKPVMEGKGVLFKRFADIDVFDVELDTDDPDRFVDAVSMMEPTFGGINLEDIAAPECFTIEERLREEMDVPVFHDDQHGTAIISGAALLNAADVAGKSLDELEIVFSGAGASAIATARFYVSLGCERENITMCDSTGIITDSRAEELNSYKQEFARDVPEGDLADAMAGADVFVGLSVGGIVSQEMVRSMASNPIIFAMANPDPEITYPDAKDAREDTVIMATGRSDYPNQVNNVLGFPFIFRGALDVRATDINEDMKVAAARALAKLAREDVPDAVVKAYGDQPIQYGPEYIIPKPVDPRVLFRVAPAVAEAAIDSGASRVSLDLDAYEAQLEARLGKSREMMRVVLNKAKSDPKRIALAEGDDEKMIRAAYQLEEQGIAEPVLIGERAEITATAADLGLDFEPEIADPDTADYDAYADRLYELRKRKGLTRSEAADRIERDTNYFGSVMVEQGDADALLTGLTHHYPSALRPPLQVIGTAEDADYVAGVYLLAFKNRVIFVADATVNMEPDEEVLAEVTKQTAGLARRFNVEPRAALLSYSNFGSVDNEGTRKPRRAARALRTDPDVDFPVDGEMQADTAVVEDILQGTYEFSDLAEPANVLVFPNLEAGNIGYKLLQRLGGADAIGPMLVGMDKPVHVLQRGDEVKDIVNLAGVAVVDAQE, from the coding sequence ATGGGACTGGACGAGGACGCACTCGACTATCACCGAACCGACCCCCCGGGGAAGATCGAGATCTCGACGACGAAGCCGACGAACACGCAGCGAGATCTCTCCCTGGCGTACTCGCCGGGCGTCGCGGCCCCCTGCATGGAGATCCACGAGGACGAAACCGACGCCTACACCTACACGGCCAAGGGCAACCTCGTCGGCGTCGTCTCGAACGGCTCGGCCGTGCTCGGCCTCGGTGACATCGGAGCCCAGGCGTCGAAACCCGTCATGGAGGGCAAGGGCGTTCTCTTCAAGCGCTTCGCCGACATCGACGTCTTCGACGTCGAGCTCGACACCGACGACCCGGACCGGTTCGTCGACGCCGTCTCCATGATGGAACCGACGTTCGGCGGGATCAACCTCGAGGACATCGCCGCGCCGGAGTGCTTTACGATCGAGGAGCGCCTGCGCGAGGAGATGGACGTTCCCGTCTTCCACGACGACCAGCACGGGACCGCCATCATCTCCGGCGCGGCGCTGCTCAACGCCGCGGACGTCGCGGGCAAGTCGCTCGACGAACTCGAGATCGTCTTCTCCGGCGCCGGCGCGAGCGCGATCGCGACCGCCCGGTTTTACGTCTCGCTCGGCTGCGAGCGCGAGAACATCACGATGTGCGATTCGACGGGAATCATCACCGACTCCCGCGCCGAGGAGCTCAACTCCTACAAGCAGGAGTTCGCCCGCGACGTCCCCGAGGGCGATCTCGCGGACGCGATGGCGGGTGCGGACGTCTTCGTCGGCCTCTCCGTCGGCGGTATCGTGAGCCAGGAGATGGTCCGCTCGATGGCGTCGAACCCGATCATCTTCGCGATGGCGAATCCCGACCCCGAGATCACCTATCCGGACGCGAAGGACGCCCGCGAGGACACCGTCATCATGGCGACGGGGCGGTCGGACTACCCGAACCAGGTCAACAACGTTCTCGGCTTCCCGTTCATCTTCCGCGGGGCGCTCGACGTCCGCGCGACGGACATCAACGAGGACATGAAGGTCGCGGCCGCTCGCGCGCTCGCGAAACTCGCCCGCGAGGACGTCCCCGACGCGGTCGTCAAGGCCTACGGCGACCAGCCGATCCAGTACGGGCCGGAGTACATCATCCCCAAACCCGTCGATCCGCGCGTCCTGTTCCGCGTCGCGCCCGCCGTCGCGGAGGCGGCGATCGACTCGGGCGCCTCTCGCGTTTCGCTCGACCTCGACGCCTACGAAGCGCAACTCGAGGCCCGCCTCGGCAAGTCCCGCGAGATGATGCGTGTCGTGCTAAACAAAGCCAAGAGCGACCCCAAGCGCATCGCGCTCGCGGAGGGCGACGACGAGAAGATGATCCGGGCGGCCTACCAGCTCGAAGAGCAGGGCATCGCCGAGCCGGTCCTGATCGGCGAGCGCGCGGAGATCACCGCCACCGCGGCGGATCTGGGCCTCGACTTCGAGCCGGAGATCGCCGACCCGGACACCGCAGATTACGACGCGTACGCGGACCGCCTCTACGAGCTTCGCAAACGCAAGGGACTGACCCGTTCGGAGGCCGCGGATCGCATCGAGCGCGACACCAACTACTTCGGCAGCGTGATGGTCGAACAGGGCGACGCGGACGCGCTCCTGACGGGCCTGACCCACCACTACCCGTCCGCGCTCCGACCGCCCCTGCAGGTCATCGGCACGGCCGAGGACGCCGACTACGTCGCCGGCGTCTATCTCCTGGCCTTCAAGAACCGGGTCATCTTCGTCGCCGACGCGACGGTCAACATGGAACCGGACGAAGAGGTCCTCGCCGAGGTGACCAAGCAGACGGCCGGGCTGGCCCGCCGGTTCAACGTCGAACCCCGCGCGGCCCTGCTATCGTACTCCAACTTCGGTAGCGTCGACAACGAGGGAACGCGCAAGCCCCGCCGCGCCGCGCGAGCCTTGCGGACCGACCCCGACGTCGACTTCCCGGTCGACGGCGAGATGCAGGCCGACACGGCCGTCGTCGAGGACATCCTCCAGGGCACCTACGAGTTCTCCGACCTCGCAGAACCCGCGAACGTGCTCGTCTTCCCCAATCTGGAAGCCGGCAACATCGGGTACAAGCTGCTCCAGCGCCTCGGCGGCGCGGACGCGATCGGCCCGATGCTCGTCGGCATGGACAAACCCGTCCACGTCCTCCAGCGCGGCGACGAAGTGAAGGACATCGTCAACCTGGCGGGCGTCGCGGTCGTGGACGCACAAGAGTAA
- a CDS encoding ABC transporter permease: protein MSTTTTTESAAANRSIVDRLRANQFLVELFSNRLAVFGLAIILSMFVVAVYARLTYDLETITRTMFGQNPNRGEPGFEYWFGTDGQARDIYPRVLYGAWFALLYGTSAVLASTVLGIGAGVLAAYYGDLTDNVIMRTMDILLSFPALLLALALITIFPDSWGLWRAVAALTLVYTPRFARVVRGAALKVLEDEFIDATQALGASDARLLVRHVLPNCLAPITVQATLNYGLAIIDIAALSFLGFGAAPGDPSWGMMLSEGVEKGLFMGAWWWSFFPGLFLALTVLGFNLLGDGMRDALDPRMRDAV, encoded by the coding sequence ATGAGCACGACCACCACCACCGAATCCGCGGCCGCAAATCGGAGCATCGTCGACCGGCTTCGGGCCAATCAGTTCCTCGTGGAACTGTTCTCGAACCGTCTCGCCGTCTTCGGACTGGCGATTATTCTCTCGATGTTCGTCGTCGCCGTCTACGCCCGGCTTACCTACGACCTGGAAACGATAACCCGGACGATGTTCGGTCAGAATCCGAACCGGGGCGAGCCGGGTTTTGAGTACTGGTTCGGGACGGATGGCCAGGCGCGGGACATCTACCCACGGGTCCTTTATGGAGCCTGGTTCGCACTCCTGTATGGGACGTCAGCTGTCCTCGCGTCGACGGTACTCGGCATTGGAGCCGGAGTCCTCGCGGCGTACTACGGCGACCTCACCGACAACGTGATCATGCGAACGATGGATATCCTCCTGTCGTTCCCCGCGCTCCTGTTGGCGCTCGCGCTCATCACCATCTTCCCGGACTCCTGGGGACTCTGGCGCGCGGTCGCAGCACTCACGCTGGTTTACACGCCGCGGTTTGCACGTGTCGTCCGCGGCGCGGCGCTGAAGGTACTGGAAGACGAGTTCATCGATGCGACCCAGGCCCTCGGCGCGAGCGATGCACGCCTACTGGTCAGACACGTCCTTCCCAACTGCCTCGCGCCGATTACCGTCCAGGCCACGCTGAATTACGGTCTCGCGATCATCGACATCGCGGCGCTCTCGTTCCTCGGGTTCGGCGCGGCCCCGGGCGATCCCTCCTGGGGAATGATGCTCTCCGAAGGCGTCGAGAAGGGGCTGTTCATGGGCGCGTGGTGGTGGTCGTTCTTCCCCGGCCTCTTCCTCGCCCTGACCGTGCTCGGGTTCAACCTCCTCGGCGACGGCATGCGCGACGCACTCGACCCACGAATGCGCGACGCCGTGTGA
- a CDS encoding ABC transporter substrate-binding protein, which translates to MSKLTPLSMEGADNDDASRRSFLKTTGTAAVVAASVGTTAGCMSNQPEDGEDGDDGEDGNDGSDGEDGGDGGSSGGTLRYGRGAHSSTLDPQNSTSGEVAKVTNQIYDGLLGFEPGGSALVESLATDWEMDGDSVTLTLRQDAQFADGTEFTAEDFIATYRRFVDEDYEYNFPEASAYGSLMLGNWIDSVEADGDYALNITLNNTYAPFLRNLAMFATAVLPKDGIESGFDFNADANGTGPFQLDQLDDANGRIRLVPNENYWGEGPHVDELLFLEYGEPNTRAQALAEGETEIVDTLNPSAISIVEGAGNASVVSQQGINIGYMGFNLSRVEEFRDVRVRQAISHAINTEAIVNEVYSGIADQASQPCPPAITFGHNDDLSPYEYDTDKAQSLLEEAGYGDGFSFTLTTFQNSRGYNPAPTSTAETIRTNLSDVGIDVTIDDRPFADFLEYTGAGNHDALTLGWYTDNADPDNFYYALLHPQVEPPEGQDYIDSFDVEGYNTSNRTAWANTEFMDLVEQGQQTAAQDERQELYYQAAEIAHEQAPWVYIDYAQEIRGVHDKVSNYTVSAISGPHLHLVSVE; encoded by the coding sequence ATGTCGAAATTAACGCCACTTAGCATGGAAGGTGCTGACAACGACGACGCCTCCAGGCGGAGCTTCCTGAAGACAACTGGCACGGCGGCCGTGGTGGCAGCTTCGGTGGGAACCACAGCCGGCTGTATGAGTAACCAGCCCGAAGATGGCGAGGACGGTGATGACGGCGAAGATGGCAATGATGGTAGCGACGGTGAAGACGGCGGTGACGGCGGAAGTAGCGGCGGCACGTTGCGATACGGACGCGGTGCCCACTCCTCAACGCTCGATCCGCAGAATTCGACGAGCGGCGAGGTTGCAAAAGTCACGAACCAGATCTACGACGGCCTGCTCGGCTTCGAACCCGGTGGGTCAGCGCTCGTCGAGAGTCTCGCGACCGATTGGGAGATGGACGGCGACTCGGTTACGCTCACGTTGCGGCAGGATGCCCAGTTCGCCGACGGGACCGAGTTCACCGCCGAGGACTTCATCGCGACGTACCGGCGATTCGTCGACGAGGACTACGAGTACAACTTCCCAGAGGCGTCGGCCTACGGCTCGTTAATGCTCGGAAACTGGATCGACAGCGTCGAAGCGGACGGGGACTACGCGCTGAATATTACACTGAACAATACCTACGCACCGTTCTTGCGCAACCTCGCGATGTTCGCTACCGCCGTCCTCCCCAAGGACGGTATCGAGAGTGGCTTCGACTTCAATGCCGACGCGAACGGAACCGGCCCATTCCAGCTCGACCAGCTCGACGACGCGAACGGGCGGATCCGTCTCGTCCCCAACGAGAACTACTGGGGCGAGGGTCCGCACGTCGACGAACTGTTGTTTCTCGAGTACGGTGAACCAAACACGCGCGCCCAGGCGCTCGCCGAGGGCGAGACCGAGATCGTCGATACGCTCAATCCGAGCGCCATCTCGATCGTCGAAGGCGCCGGTAATGCCTCGGTCGTGAGTCAACAGGGAATCAACATCGGCTACATGGGGTTCAACCTGTCCCGCGTCGAGGAGTTCCGCGACGTGCGGGTCCGCCAGGCCATCAGCCACGCGATCAATACCGAAGCGATCGTCAACGAGGTGTACTCCGGTATCGCCGATCAAGCGAGTCAACCGTGCCCGCCGGCGATCACGTTCGGGCACAACGACGATCTCAGCCCGTACGAATACGACACGGACAAGGCACAGTCACTGCTAGAGGAGGCAGGCTACGGCGACGGCTTCTCGTTCACCCTGACGACGTTCCAGAACTCGCGGGGATACAACCCGGCGCCGACGTCGACCGCCGAGACGATTCGGACGAACCTGAGCGACGTCGGTATCGACGTCACGATCGACGATCGTCCCTTCGCCGACTTCCTCGAGTACACGGGGGCCGGCAACCACGACGCCTTGACGCTGGGTTGGTACACCGACAACGCAGACCCCGACAACTTCTACTACGCCTTGCTGCACCCGCAGGTCGAACCGCCGGAAGGCCAGGACTACATCGACAGCTTCGACGTAGAGGGATACAACACCTCGAATCGCACTGCGTGGGCCAACACTGAGTTCATGGATCTCGTCGAACAGGGCCAGCAGACCGCCGCACAGGACGAGCGTCAAGAGCTGTACTATCAGGCCGCAGAGATCGCCCACGAGCAGGCGCCGTGGGTCTATATCGACTACGCCCAGGAGATCCGCGGTGTCCACGACAAAGTGAGCAACTATACCGTCTCGGCCATCAGTGGTCCGCACCTCCACCTCGTGTCGGTCGAATAA
- a CDS encoding ABC transporter permease — protein sequence MVSKRFIAKRLLLLGPVLFGVATFVFAILHISPGDPAVTIGGTRASKEFVEQIRVELGLNEPLWKQYLSFLWETVNFEFGQSYKVNRGTAVTDVLAARLPITIELAVLGLIAGLLFGLPLGILSAVKQDSITDHVSRIGALAGISIPIYWSGPLLILVFAVYLDLLPVSGRIGSTYFVKTRTGFILVDSLLVGNWDAFISAARHLAMPIAVLGVYSMAFISRMMRSSMLEVIRQDYMRTARAKGQGAKITILKHGLRNAFIPVITIIGIQFGSLLGGAVLTETVFEINGIGTLLVSAIQQSDYPVVQATVLVFALMYTLVNLVVDITYSILDPRINQ from the coding sequence ATGGTGTCGAAGCGGTTCATCGCGAAACGGCTTCTGTTGCTGGGGCCGGTGCTCTTTGGCGTCGCAACGTTCGTTTTCGCGATTTTGCATATCTCGCCCGGGGATCCGGCGGTCACGATCGGGGGCACCCGGGCCAGTAAGGAGTTCGTCGAACAGATCAGGGTCGAACTCGGGTTGAACGAGCCACTCTGGAAGCAGTATCTCAGCTTTCTCTGGGAGACGGTCAACTTCGAGTTCGGCCAGTCCTACAAGGTCAATCGCGGGACGGCAGTCACAGATGTTCTCGCCGCACGCCTCCCGATCACGATCGAACTCGCCGTACTGGGTCTGATCGCCGGATTACTCTTCGGCCTCCCACTCGGGATCTTGAGCGCCGTCAAGCAGGACTCGATCACCGATCACGTCTCCCGTATCGGGGCACTGGCCGGCATTAGCATTCCCATCTATTGGAGTGGTCCACTGCTCATCCTGGTGTTCGCCGTCTACCTCGATCTCCTCCCGGTGAGCGGGCGAATCGGCTCGACGTACTTCGTCAAAACCCGAACCGGATTCATTCTCGTCGATTCGTTGCTCGTCGGGAATTGGGATGCGTTCATCTCTGCCGCCCGTCATCTCGCGATGCCGATCGCGGTGCTCGGCGTGTATTCGATGGCCTTTATCTCTCGGATGATGCGATCGTCGATGCTCGAAGTTATTCGCCAGGATTACATGCGAACCGCCCGAGCGAAGGGCCAGGGCGCGAAGATAACCATCCTGAAGCACGGATTGCGAAACGCGTTCATCCCCGTCATTACCATCATCGGCATCCAGTTCGGCTCGCTGCTTGGCGGGGCGGTGCTCACCGAGACGGTATTCGAAATCAACGGCATCGGCACACTCCTCGTCTCGGCTATCCAACAGAGCGACTATCCGGTCGTCCAGGCGACGGTGCTCGTCTTCGCCCTGATGTACACGTTGGTTAACCTCGTCGTCGACATCACCTACTCCATACTCGATCCCAGAATCAACCAATGA
- a CDS encoding helicase HerA domain-containing protein, which translates to MAESIERFAVSEKGYSLPINDVLTGRGFVTGKSGSGKSNTASVVAEELLDRGLGLMIIDTDGEYAALKERYELLQVGGDDACDREITAEDAPLIADLALEENVPIILDVSGYMDEEVADDVIHAVVRELFVAEKQHQKPFLLFVEEAHEFIPERGGGDDIHKMLVRVAKRGRKRGLGIVAMSQRPAAVAKDYITQCDWLVWHRLTWENDTKVAGRILGGDAAESVQSLDDGEALVMTDWDEKLSRVQFRRKKTVDKGSTPTLQEAYGPPSDREDHVTQPVDEAEQTGDSAESGGSATDADGAEAAAGDSTGSESDADGTSGSVSDAEDSTVSEQNRPAPQPGSNQSRASNWDLDDVDIEPRQPTLEGGRPAESSGSATRSLPASNDSTESTAPAVTTPEAAGGQQRTGGAPPVEGPDEYDPLWEIAQLIVYTYGRIRDAHCRFHARWKRRYIAAAVWVRRSTVGSYRHGDPGRIASTLGSVLSVSTILLCYALAVLTLGVLLPTWIP; encoded by the coding sequence ATGGCCGAATCGATCGAGCGCTTCGCCGTCTCCGAGAAGGGGTACTCGCTGCCGATCAACGACGTGTTGACCGGTCGCGGGTTCGTGACCGGCAAGTCCGGGAGCGGGAAGTCCAACACGGCGAGCGTCGTCGCCGAGGAGTTACTCGATCGCGGCCTCGGCCTGATGATCATCGACACGGACGGGGAGTACGCGGCGCTGAAAGAGCGCTACGAACTCCTGCAGGTCGGCGGTGACGACGCCTGCGACCGGGAGATCACGGCCGAGGACGCGCCGTTGATCGCGGATCTCGCCCTGGAGGAGAACGTCCCGATCATCCTCGACGTCTCGGGGTACATGGACGAGGAGGTCGCGGACGACGTGATCCACGCGGTCGTGCGCGAACTGTTCGTCGCGGAGAAGCAACACCAGAAGCCGTTCCTGCTGTTCGTCGAGGAGGCCCACGAGTTCATTCCCGAGCGCGGCGGTGGCGACGACATCCACAAGATGCTCGTCCGCGTGGCAAAGCGCGGCCGCAAGCGCGGACTCGGCATCGTCGCGATGTCCCAGCGGCCCGCCGCGGTCGCGAAGGACTACATCACGCAGTGTGACTGGCTGGTCTGGCATCGGCTCACCTGGGAGAACGACACGAAGGTGGCCGGCCGGATCCTCGGCGGCGACGCGGCCGAGAGCGTGCAGTCGCTTGACGACGGCGAGGCGCTCGTGATGACCGACTGGGACGAGAAGCTCTCGCGGGTGCAGTTCCGGCGGAAGAAGACCGTCGACAAGGGGTCCACGCCGACGTTACAGGAGGCCTACGGCCCGCCGTCGGATCGCGAGGACCACGTCACGCAACCCGTCGACGAGGCGGAGCAAACCGGGGACTCCGCGGAGTCGGGCGGATCGGCGACGGACGCCGACGGTGCGGAGGCGGCCGCCGGCGATTCGACCGGGTCGGAATCCGACGCGGACGGGACGAGCGGATCGGTGTCGGACGCCGAAGACTCGACCGTCTCGGAGCAGAACCGGCCGGCACCCCAGCCCGGATCGAACCAGTCCCGGGCGAGTAACTGGGATCTGGACGACGTCGACATCGAACCGCGACAACCGACCCTCGAGGGCGGTCGTCCGGCCGAGTCGAGCGGCAGTGCGACCCGATCGCTGCCGGCCTCGAACGACTCGACCGAATCAACGGCGCCCGCCGTCACGACCCCGGAGGCGGCCGGTGGTCAGCAGCGAACTGGCGGGGCGCCGCCGGTCGAGGGCCCTGACGAGTACGACCCGCTCTGGGAGATCGCCCAGTTGATCGTCTACACGTACGGTCGGATCCGGGATGCGCACTGTCGATTCCACGCGCGCTGGAAACGTCGCTACATCGCCGCGGCGGTGTGGGTACGCCGATCGACCGTCGGTTCGTATCGACACGGCGATCCCGGCCGGATCGCGTCGACGCTCGGCTCGGTCCTCTCCGTGTCGACGATTCTCCTGTGTTACGCGCTCGCCGTACTCACGCTCGGAGTCCTCCTGCCGACGTGGATTCCCTGA
- a CDS encoding phosphopantetheine adenylyltransferase: protein MQVALGGTFDPIHDGHRRLFERAFELGDVTVGLTSDELAPATRHVDRYVRPFDERAADLRDELAAIAEARDRSFEVRTLEEPTGIATEPQFDALVVSPETVDGGKRINEIRRERGHDALELVVVPHARAEDGDIISSTRIVNGEIDEHGNLVADETDHSA from the coding sequence ATGCAGGTCGCGCTCGGTGGCACGTTCGACCCCATCCACGACGGCCACCGGCGGCTGTTCGAACGCGCCTTCGAACTCGGCGACGTGACGGTCGGGCTCACGAGCGACGAACTCGCGCCGGCGACGCGCCACGTCGATCGATACGTCCGCCCCTTCGACGAGCGCGCCGCGGATCTGCGCGACGAACTCGCCGCGATCGCCGAGGCCCGCGATCGCTCGTTCGAAGTTCGAACGCTCGAGGAACCCACCGGGATCGCGACCGAACCGCAGTTCGACGCCCTCGTCGTCTCGCCGGAGACCGTCGACGGCGGCAAGCGGATCAACGAGATCAGGCGCGAGCGCGGCCACGACGCGCTCGAACTCGTCGTCGTCCCCCACGCCCGGGCCGAAGACGGCGATATCATCTCCAGCACCCGGATCGTCAACGGCGAGATCGACGAACACGGAAATCTCGTTGCCGACGAAACCGACCACTCCGCCTGA
- a CDS encoding translation initiation factor IF-2 subunit beta — MDYESSLDRAMENVPDIGGEDERLDIPDPQPQKDGAFTRFTNMSEIADVLGREPEHLHRFIQRELGTSGKFEDGRGRYNGNFSQTDLDAAIDAYVDEYVLCSECGLPDTRLVREDRTPMLRCDACGAFRPVTKRSQSQTQQQDRDEVEEGQTYTVEITGTGRKGDGVAEKGKYTIFVPGAEEGDVVEIYIENISGNLAFARKA; from the coding sequence ATGGATTACGAATCGAGTCTCGACCGAGCGATGGAGAACGTGCCGGACATCGGCGGCGAGGACGAGCGCCTCGACATCCCGGACCCGCAGCCCCAGAAGGACGGCGCGTTCACCCGGTTTACGAACATGAGCGAGATCGCGGACGTGCTGGGGCGAGAGCCGGAGCACTTACACCGGTTCATCCAGCGCGAGCTCGGGACCAGCGGGAAGTTCGAGGACGGCCGCGGGCGCTACAACGGGAACTTCTCGCAGACGGATCTCGACGCGGCGATCGACGCCTACGTCGACGAGTACGTCCTCTGCTCGGAGTGCGGCCTGCCGGACACGCGACTGGTGCGCGAGGATCGGACGCCGATGCTCCGGTGTGACGCCTGTGGCGCGTTCCGGCCGGTCACGAAGCGCTCCCAGAGTCAGACCCAGCAGCAGGATCGCGACGAGGTCGAGGAGGGCCAGACCTACACCGTCGAGATCACCGGCACGGGCCGAAAGGGCGACGGCGTCGCCGAGAAGGGCAAGTACACCATCTTCGTCCCCGGCGCCGAGGAGGGCGACGTGGTCGAGATTTACATCGAAAACATCTCCGGCAACCTCGCGTTCGCCCGAAAAGCCTGA
- a CDS encoding transcription initiation factor IIB family protein, with protein MYNARERLANEEWLDELAAAADALDLSSDARSTATDLFLSDVPSEPRSKRAVLAASLYAGSLIAGDGRTQGEVADALSVSRLSIQSRWKDRLEAAGLEPPSW; from the coding sequence ATGTACAACGCCCGGGAACGGCTCGCCAACGAGGAGTGGCTCGACGAGTTGGCGGCCGCGGCCGACGCGCTCGACCTGTCGAGCGACGCCCGGTCGACGGCGACCGACCTCTTTCTCTCCGACGTCCCCTCGGAACCGCGTTCGAAGCGCGCCGTCCTCGCCGCCAGTCTCTACGCGGGCTCGCTGATCGCCGGCGACGGCCGAACGCAAGGGGAGGTCGCCGACGCGCTCTCGGTCTCACGGCTCTCGATCCAGTCGCGGTGGAAGGACAGACTCGAAGCCGCGGGACTCGAACCGCCGAGCTGGTGA